One Echinicola strongylocentroti DNA window includes the following coding sequences:
- a CDS encoding type II toxin-antitoxin system Phd/YefM family antitoxin: MLITTVSEFRRSIKTYLDNVAKNLETLIINRGKDSGIVVMSLEEYNSLMATNHELSSRKNEKRLDSAIEKLKRGDTFTKGLIEE, encoded by the coding sequence ATGCTAATAACTACAGTTTCAGAGTTCAGAAGGAGTATCAAGACCTATTTGGATAATGTGGCAAAGAACCTTGAAACACTAATCATTAACCGTGGCAAAGATTCAGGAATTGTTGTGATGTCATTGGAGGAGTATAATTCATTAATGGCGACAAATCATGAGCTTTCCTCCCGCAAAAACGAAAAGAGGTTGGATTCAGCCATAGAAAAACTGAAAAGAGGAGATACTTTTACGAAAGGGCTTATTGAAGAATAA
- a CDS encoding RecQ family ATP-dependent DNA helicase has product MNSIAFIDTEIEPKGGKILDIGSVKGDGSWFHQASVAAFISFLNGTEFICGHNILHHDMKYIGRALYEAREEPPNIIDTLFLSPLLFPTKPYHALVKDDKLQSEEMNNPLNDAIKARDLFYDEVAAFKQMDETLKQIFYLLLHDKREFQAFFRFVAYTTTRTDTEELIQQRFVNEICEHADLAKIVSVHPIALAYSLSLIDSFIRNRTIHSITPPWVLKNYPEVERIMFRLRNRPCVSGCVYCYHALDPHKGLKRFFGFDAFRNYGGEPLQEKAVKAAVDNKSILAVFPTGGGKSVTFQVPALMSGESSNGLTVVISPLQSLMKDQVDNIEKIGITEAVTINGLLDPIERAKSFERVEDGSVSILYLSPESLRSRTIERLVLGRKIVRFVIDEAHCFSSWGQDFRVDYLYIGDFIKSIQEKKNLEDGIPVSCFTATAKQKVIEDIRDYFREKLSLELELFTSKVSRTNLHYKVFEKGNEEEKYQTVRDLIEEKNCPTIIYVSRTRKAYLLAERLTGDGFDARPYHGKMDVQEKTANQNAFIAGEIPIMVATSAFGMGVDKKDVGMVIHYEISDSLENYIQEAGRAGRDSTIVADCFVLFNDEDLSKHFVLLNQTKLSIKEIQQVWKAIKGITKFRSKVSNSALEIARKAGWDDNVVEIETRVTTAIAALEDAGYLKRGQNMPKIFANSILSKNAQEAIDKINASEKFGENQKEKGVRIIKKLFSSKSRKQLNEDAGESRIDYISDHLGIVKKEVIDIIHLLREEKILADAKDLTAFIKKGENKNRSLHTVETFVKIENFLLPLINEQEKTFHIKELNEEAEGNGCENVTPSKIKTIINFWAIKNWIKRQRVAYSKNHLAVLALYPIESLKEKLEKRHDLARFLIEYLFEKSKLNIPLDDTGKDEVLVEFSIHELKEVFENSIVSFGKKVSIEDVEETLFYLSRIEAIKIEGGFLVVYNRLTIERMEQDNYKRYTKEDYQKLSQFYENKVQQIHIVGEYAKKMIDDYKEALQFVEDYFQLNYSSFLRKYFPGSKVDNLKLKMTPGKFKQLFGELSPTQLKIIKDNETKYIVVAAGPGSGKTRVLVHKLASLLLMEDVKHEQLLMVTFSRAAATEFKKRLLQLIGNAANFIEIKTFHSYCFDLLGKVGSLEKSGAILKKTVGKIKNGEVEPSRMTKTVLVIDEAQDMDEDEFNLINTLMEQNEEMRVIAVGDDDQNIFEFRGASAKYLEQFIQVNKASKYELVENYRSKSNLVDFTNQFVKQIRHRLKNTPIIAHQVGNGKIKLVRYQNSHLITPFVQDILSTDLAGTTCVLTKTNEEALQITGLLLKNKMQTKLIQSNDSFSLYNLFEVRFFLSKLNLGDDIFIIRDDVWEDAKRQALNRFRSSTKWEILYNIIRDFEATNPKRKYKSDLEVFIRDSKLEDFFNENGETIFVSTIHKAKGKEFDNVFLLLENFNSTTDEAKRQLYVAMTRAKENLTIHLNSGFLDGLSAGGLERMEDRGIYPPPRDTVIHLAHRDVWLDYFIKRQYLVAQLTSGDVLVVRGDECLNANGQSVLKFSRDFVKQIEAMRTRKFELKSAKVNFIVYWQKEEAEQEVKVVLPALYFERQADE; this is encoded by the coding sequence ATGAACTCCATCGCATTCATTGATACCGAGATAGAGCCAAAGGGCGGAAAGATCCTTGACATAGGCAGTGTCAAGGGGGATGGAAGTTGGTTTCATCAGGCTTCAGTGGCTGCGTTTATCTCGTTTCTGAATGGCACGGAGTTTATCTGTGGGCATAACATTCTACACCATGATATGAAATATATCGGAAGGGCTCTCTACGAGGCAAGAGAGGAACCACCTAACATCATTGACACGCTGTTCCTTTCGCCCCTTTTATTTCCGACCAAACCCTATCATGCATTAGTCAAAGACGATAAGCTCCAATCCGAAGAGATGAACAATCCTTTGAATGATGCGATCAAAGCTAGGGATTTGTTTTATGATGAAGTGGCTGCCTTCAAGCAGATGGATGAAACGCTTAAGCAGATTTTTTATTTGCTGTTGCATGATAAACGGGAGTTTCAGGCTTTTTTCCGTTTCGTAGCTTACACAACTACACGCACAGATACGGAAGAATTGATCCAACAAAGATTTGTGAATGAAATATGTGAACATGCTGATTTGGCTAAAATAGTTTCAGTACATCCGATAGCACTTGCCTACAGTCTGTCGCTTATTGACTCTTTTATCCGCAACCGGACAATACATTCCATAACCCCGCCTTGGGTGTTGAAAAACTATCCTGAAGTCGAACGGATCATGTTCCGCCTTAGAAACAGGCCCTGTGTAAGTGGATGTGTGTATTGCTATCACGCACTTGACCCACATAAGGGCTTGAAAAGGTTCTTTGGTTTTGATGCATTCAGGAATTATGGGGGAGAACCTCTACAGGAAAAAGCAGTTAAGGCAGCCGTGGATAATAAATCCATTCTTGCTGTTTTTCCTACAGGAGGTGGGAAATCAGTCACTTTTCAGGTGCCCGCCTTGATGAGTGGGGAGAGCTCCAATGGACTGACAGTGGTGATCTCTCCGCTGCAATCGCTCATGAAAGACCAAGTGGACAACATTGAAAAAATCGGTATTACTGAAGCAGTCACCATAAACGGTTTACTTGACCCTATTGAAAGGGCCAAGTCATTTGAGAGGGTAGAAGACGGTTCGGTATCCATCCTATATCTTTCACCGGAATCATTGCGTTCCCGGACCATTGAGCGGCTGGTTTTAGGCAGGAAAATCGTTCGGTTTGTTATTGACGAAGCTCACTGTTTTTCTTCTTGGGGACAGGACTTCAGAGTGGATTATTTATATATTGGTGATTTCATCAAGTCCATTCAAGAAAAGAAAAACCTGGAAGACGGGATTCCGGTTTCTTGTTTTACCGCAACAGCCAAGCAAAAGGTGATCGAAGATATCCGGGATTATTTCAGGGAAAAATTGTCCCTTGAACTTGAACTGTTCACTTCAAAAGTATCAAGAACAAATCTTCACTATAAAGTTTTTGAAAAAGGCAACGAGGAAGAAAAGTACCAGACAGTAAGAGACTTGATTGAGGAGAAAAATTGCCCTACCATCATTTATGTCTCAAGGACACGGAAGGCATATTTGCTCGCAGAGCGATTGACCGGAGACGGTTTTGACGCCAGGCCCTATCACGGAAAAATGGATGTACAGGAAAAGACAGCCAATCAAAATGCATTCATCGCAGGAGAAATTCCCATCATGGTGGCTACATCGGCATTTGGTATGGGAGTGGACAAGAAGGATGTGGGAATGGTCATTCACTATGAGATTTCCGATTCACTTGAAAACTACATCCAGGAAGCAGGCAGGGCTGGCAGAGATTCAACTATTGTGGCGGATTGTTTTGTATTGTTTAACGATGAGGACCTTAGCAAGCACTTTGTCCTTTTGAACCAAACGAAGCTCTCCATCAAAGAAATCCAACAGGTTTGGAAAGCGATTAAGGGGATTACAAAGTTTCGCTCAAAAGTTTCCAATTCGGCCTTGGAAATTGCCCGAAAAGCTGGCTGGGATGATAATGTAGTTGAAATAGAAACAAGGGTAACGACCGCTATTGCAGCACTGGAAGATGCCGGCTATCTGAAGCGTGGACAAAACATGCCGAAGATTTTTGCCAACAGCATTCTTTCAAAAAATGCGCAGGAGGCCATAGACAAGATCAATGCTTCGGAGAAATTTGGGGAAAACCAGAAGGAAAAGGGTGTCCGGATCATCAAGAAGCTTTTTTCTAGCAAGAGTAGAAAACAATTAAATGAAGATGCTGGCGAATCAAGAATCGACTATATCAGCGATCATCTGGGGATTGTAAAAAAAGAAGTGATAGACATTATCCATCTTCTTCGTGAGGAAAAAATATTGGCGGATGCAAAGGATTTAACAGCCTTTATCAAGAAGGGAGAAAACAAAAATCGTTCTCTTCACACAGTAGAGACTTTTGTTAAAATTGAAAACTTCCTACTTCCTCTGATCAATGAGCAGGAAAAAACCTTCCATATCAAAGAGCTTAACGAGGAGGCCGAGGGAAATGGCTGTGAAAATGTAACACCTAGCAAGATCAAAACGATAATCAACTTTTGGGCGATCAAAAACTGGATCAAGCGACAGCGTGTGGCTTATTCGAAGAACCATCTTGCGGTACTGGCACTTTACCCCATAGAAAGTTTGAAAGAAAAACTGGAAAAGCGCCATGATTTGGCCCGTTTTCTGATTGAGTACCTCTTTGAGAAAAGTAAGCTGAACATCCCGCTGGATGATACTGGAAAAGATGAGGTGCTGGTGGAGTTTTCTATACATGAACTGAAAGAGGTGTTTGAAAATTCGATAGTGAGTTTTGGGAAGAAAGTTTCCATCGAAGATGTGGAGGAAACACTGTTTTACCTGTCGAGAATTGAAGCGATCAAAATTGAGGGTGGTTTTTTGGTGGTATATAACCGACTGACCATCGAAAGGATGGAGCAGGATAACTATAAAAGGTACACCAAAGAAGATTATCAGAAGTTAAGCCAATTTTACGAAAACAAGGTACAGCAGATCCATATCGTCGGTGAATATGCCAAAAAAATGATCGATGATTATAAGGAGGCACTACAGTTTGTTGAGGATTATTTTCAATTGAACTACAGCTCATTTCTCAGAAAATACTTCCCGGGAAGCAAGGTGGATAACCTAAAGCTCAAAATGACCCCTGGTAAATTCAAACAGTTATTCGGAGAACTATCGCCAACGCAACTGAAAATCATCAAAGACAATGAAACTAAATATATAGTGGTGGCGGCGGGGCCTGGGAGTGGTAAAACAAGGGTGTTGGTCCATAAACTAGCTTCATTGCTTTTGATGGAAGATGTAAAGCATGAACAATTACTTATGGTTACTTTTTCAAGAGCTGCTGCTACAGAGTTCAAAAAACGTTTGTTACAACTGATCGGTAATGCGGCGAATTTTATTGAGATAAAAACGTTTCATTCCTACTGTTTTGATTTATTGGGCAAGGTCGGCAGCTTGGAAAAGTCCGGTGCGATTTTAAAAAAGACGGTTGGGAAAATCAAGAATGGGGAAGTAGAGCCAAGCCGGATGACCAAAACGGTTTTGGTGATCGACGAGGCACAGGACATGGACGAAGATGAATTTAACCTGATAAACACCCTGATGGAACAGAATGAGGAAATGAGAGTGATTGCAGTTGGAGATGATGACCAGAATATTTTCGAGTTCAGGGGAGCAAGTGCAAAGTACCTTGAGCAATTTATTCAGGTAAACAAAGCAAGCAAATATGAATTGGTGGAGAATTACAGAAGCAAAAGCAATCTTGTCGATTTTACCAATCAGTTTGTGAAACAGATTCGTCACCGGCTGAAAAATACCCCAATTATAGCACATCAAGTCGGCAATGGGAAAATCAAATTGGTCCGGTATCAAAACAGCCACCTCATTACCCCGTTTGTACAGGACATCCTCTCTACAGATCTTGCCGGGACGACTTGTGTTCTGACAAAAACCAACGAAGAGGCTTTGCAAATCACTGGGCTACTGTTGAAAAATAAAATGCAGACGAAGTTGATTCAATCCAATGACAGCTTCAGTTTGTATAACCTTTTTGAAGTCAGGTTCTTTTTAAGCAAGTTAAATTTGGGGGATGATATTTTTATTATCAGAGATGATGTTTGGGAAGATGCCAAACGACAAGCGTTAAACAGGTTTCGCAGCAGTACAAAATGGGAAATCCTATATAACATCATCAGGGATTTTGAAGCGACCAACCCGAAGAGAAAATACAAATCCGACCTGGAGGTCTTTATCCGTGATTCCAAGTTGGAAGATTTCTTCAACGAAAACGGAGAGACCATTTTCGTTTCTACTATTCACAAAGCAAAAGGAAAAGAATTTGACAATGTGTTTTTGCTGCTTGAAAACTTCAATTCTACCACGGACGAGGCCAAACGGCAACTGTATGTGGCCATGACGAGAGCAAAGGAAAACTTAACGATTCACTTAAATTCCGGCTTTCTTGATGGGCTGTCAGCAGGAGGCCTAGAAAGAATGGAGGATAGGGGGATTTATCCGCCCCCAAGGGACACCGTGATTCACCTAGCCCATCGAGATGTTTGGCTTGACTATTTTATAAAGAGGCAATATTTAGTTGCTCAACTAACAAGCGGCGATGTTTTGGTGGTGAGGGGCGATGAGTGTTTGAATGCAAACGGACAGTCTGTTCTGAAATTCTCACGGGATTTTGTCAAACAAATTGAAGCGATGAGGACAAGAAAGTTTGAACTGAAAAGTGCTAAAGTGAACTTTATTGTTTACTGGCAAAAAGAGGAGGCCGAACAAGAAGTTAAGGTTGTTTTACCAGCGCTTTATTTTGAGAGACAGGCCGATGAATAA
- a CDS encoding type II toxin-antitoxin system RelE/ParE family toxin produces the protein MAGRKVVWTKTADIQFVGVLNYWVNKNKSPNYSRKLVGSVAKRTRQIAKSPLIYRSTNFMNTRVAPFGNYSIFYKVTEAEIIITAFWDNRQDPEKLLKVLKKQQ, from the coding sequence ATGGCTGGCCGAAAGGTAGTATGGACTAAAACAGCCGATATCCAGTTTGTTGGAGTCCTTAATTATTGGGTGAATAAAAATAAATCTCCTAACTACTCTAGAAAACTTGTTGGTTCAGTGGCTAAGAGAACACGACAGATCGCTAAATCGCCATTGATCTATCGATCAACTAATTTTATGAATACAAGGGTTGCTCCATTTGGGAACTATAGTATTTTTTATAAAGTAACTGAAGCGGAGATCATCATAACCGCTTTTTGGGATAATCGTCAAGATCCTGAAAAACTACTGAAGGTTTTAAAGAAGCAGCAATAG
- a CDS encoding helix-turn-helix transcriptional regulator yields MKPIVQKLPRQEFKSFVSITMSTPLFETPWHRHIENEILYIQAGHGTAIIGDFVGEFSPGDLFYIGSNVPHWFRKAHEDIFCTVVVIQFDQAIFGQTFLKMPEMAALRQLIRLKQGMAVDYSPQPVIIEHIKQLVEVEGFVHIGILLDVLHQISTTTRNTLLTNEPIDSFDSKGIIDEVLEYTFEHFQENIRVEEVAAIAKMSESNFRRFFKLNTKKSFSGFLKEIRIAHACKLLKDQNTFISQIFHECGFRNITNFNRQFKEVKGVTPTAYRAAIYRP; encoded by the coding sequence ATGAAACCGATTGTCCAAAAGCTTCCACGACAGGAATTCAAGTCTTTTGTGTCCATAACCATGAGCACTCCACTATTTGAAACTCCCTGGCACCGACACATCGAAAATGAGATTCTCTACATCCAAGCGGGGCATGGCACAGCCATTATTGGGGATTTTGTGGGGGAATTTTCTCCTGGAGACCTGTTTTATATCGGCTCCAACGTACCGCATTGGTTTCGTAAAGCCCACGAAGACATCTTCTGTACCGTGGTAGTTATCCAGTTTGATCAAGCGATTTTTGGCCAAACTTTCTTGAAAATGCCAGAAATGGCAGCACTACGCCAGCTAATCCGGCTAAAACAAGGAATGGCCGTGGATTATTCCCCGCAGCCCGTAATCATCGAGCACATCAAGCAATTGGTGGAAGTGGAAGGTTTTGTGCATATCGGCATCTTGCTAGATGTCCTTCATCAGATCAGCACCACCACCCGTAACACCCTGCTGACCAATGAACCGATCGACTCCTTTGACTCCAAGGGCATCATCGATGAAGTGCTGGAATACACTTTTGAGCACTTCCAAGAAAATATCCGGGTAGAAGAAGTGGCCGCCATCGCCAAGATGAGCGAATCCAACTTCCGCCGCTTCTTTAAGCTGAACACCAAAAAATCTTTCAGTGGCTTTCTAAAGGAAATCCGCATCGCCCACGCCTGCAAATTGCTTAAGGACCAGAACACCTTTATCTCCCAGATTTTTCACGAATGTGGCTTCCGCAACATCACCAACTTCAACCGCCAGTTCAAAGAAGTAAAGGGTGTCACCCCAACCGCCTACAGAGCAGCGATATACAGGCCTTAG
- a CDS encoding xylulokinase, which yields MRRLLIGYDIGSSSVKATLLDADTGKVVASDGQPKIEMPIDSPQKDWAEQDPLMWWKYVTETTQHIIRQGDVKSGELQAIGISYQMHGLVMVDKDQQVIRPSIIWCDSRAVETGNDAFEALGSEFCLSRLLNSPGNFTASKLKWVKDHEPDNYEKIHKVMLPGDFIAMKLTGEIFTSESGLSEGVFWDFKENKLSQDLLGHYGIDQELLATAVPSFAEGGKVNAAAAKALGIDEGVPVTYRAGDQPNNAFSLNVLEAGELATTAGTSGTVYGVSKAPVYDSQSRVNTFLHVNHLAENPHYGVLLCVNGTGILNSWLKKMLGGESIDYESMNTLAAEVPVGAEGLSFIPFGNGAERIMENRSVGAHLSGLNLLKHDKRHVLRAGQEGIVSALTFGFNIMKNMGLTLDTVKAGRANMFLSPLFREAFVNMNEVNLKFYDTDGSQGAARGAGVGAGIYASPKEAFSGLEKVASFAPDPKLVQAYKEVYQQWEENLGKIIR from the coding sequence ATGCGACGATTATTAATCGGATATGATATCGGGAGTTCTTCGGTAAAGGCAACCTTGCTGGATGCCGATACCGGAAAAGTAGTGGCCAGTGATGGTCAGCCAAAGATCGAAATGCCCATTGATTCTCCCCAAAAGGACTGGGCAGAACAAGATCCATTGATGTGGTGGAAATATGTCACTGAAACCACTCAGCATATCATCCGCCAAGGAGACGTCAAGTCTGGCGAATTGCAGGCGATCGGAATCAGTTACCAAATGCATGGATTAGTGATGGTGGATAAGGATCAGCAGGTCATCCGCCCATCGATCATTTGGTGTGATAGCCGTGCAGTGGAAACGGGGAATGATGCTTTTGAGGCCTTGGGGAGCGAATTTTGTCTTTCCCGTCTCCTTAATTCTCCCGGAAATTTCACCGCCTCCAAGCTCAAATGGGTCAAAGACCATGAGCCCGACAATTACGAGAAAATCCATAAAGTAATGCTTCCCGGCGATTTTATTGCCATGAAATTGACAGGGGAGATTTTTACCTCTGAGTCTGGCCTTTCCGAGGGAGTCTTCTGGGATTTTAAAGAGAATAAGTTGAGCCAGGATCTATTGGGTCATTATGGCATAGACCAAGAGTTATTGGCTACGGCGGTGCCTTCTTTTGCCGAAGGGGGCAAGGTAAATGCTGCCGCCGCCAAAGCATTGGGTATAGATGAAGGCGTTCCTGTGACCTACAGGGCAGGGGATCAGCCGAATAATGCCTTTTCCCTGAACGTGCTGGAAGCGGGCGAATTGGCCACTACAGCCGGAACTTCGGGAACAGTCTATGGTGTGAGCAAAGCTCCTGTCTATGATTCCCAGTCAAGGGTGAATACTTTCTTGCATGTCAATCACCTGGCCGAAAATCCCCATTACGGCGTATTGCTGTGTGTCAATGGTACGGGGATCCTTAACAGCTGGCTCAAGAAGATGCTGGGAGGGGAATCCATTGACTATGAATCCATGAACACCTTGGCGGCGGAAGTACCTGTGGGTGCGGAAGGGCTGAGCTTTATCCCTTTTGGCAATGGAGCCGAGCGCATCATGGAAAACAGAAGCGTAGGTGCCCATCTTAGTGGCCTAAACTTGCTCAAGCATGATAAGCGCCATGTCCTCCGTGCTGGCCAGGAGGGTATTGTGAGTGCCTTGACCTTTGGGTTTAACATCATGAAAAACATGGGGCTGACACTGGACACGGTAAAAGCAGGCCGGGCCAATATGTTCCTCAGTCCACTGTTTAGGGAGGCCTTTGTAAATATGAACGAGGTGAATTTGAAGTTTTACGATACCGATGGTTCCCAAGGGGCTGCAAGAGGTGCCGGAGTAGGAGCAGGCATCTATGCCAGTCCAAAAGAAGCCTTCAGCGGCTTGGAGAAAGTTGCCTCATTTGCTCCCGATCCCAAATTGGTACAGGCATACAAGGAAGTCTACCAGCAATGGGAGGAAAACTTGGGTAAAATAATCCGGTAG
- the xylA gene encoding xylose isomerase, whose amino-acid sequence MSNTYFPGIEKIKFEGRDSKNPFAFKFYDENKTVAGKTMKEHFKFAIAYWHSFNATGDDPFGPGTKTFAWGQSEDALQRAKDKMDAAFEFITKIGAPYYCFHDVDLIDEGATIEEYESRMKAITEYAKQKQEETGVKLLWGTANVFSNPRYMNGASTNPDFDVVSWAATQVKNSIDATIALGGENYVFWGGREGYMSLLNTDMKRETEHLAKFLTMARDYGRKQGFKGNFLIEPKPMEPTKHQYDYDSATVVGFLRHYGLDKDFKLNIEVNHATLAGHTFQHELQVAADAGLLGSIDANRGDYQNGWDTDQFALNLQELTESLLVILEAGGLQGGGVNFDAKLRRNSTDLDDLFHAHIGSMDAFARALLIANDILEQSEYKALRKKRYASFDGGKGKEFEEGKLSLEDLRAHAIATGEPASTSGKQEMYENIINQYI is encoded by the coding sequence ATGTCAAATACCTATTTTCCAGGAATAGAAAAAATCAAATTCGAAGGCAGGGATTCCAAAAATCCTTTTGCCTTTAAGTTTTATGATGAGAACAAAACAGTGGCCGGAAAGACCATGAAGGAGCATTTTAAGTTTGCCATTGCTTACTGGCACTCTTTTAATGCCACTGGGGATGATCCTTTTGGCCCTGGGACGAAGACCTTTGCATGGGGCCAATCAGAAGATGCCCTTCAGCGGGCTAAGGACAAGATGGATGCGGCCTTTGAGTTTATCACTAAAATAGGTGCTCCTTACTATTGTTTCCATGATGTGGACCTGATCGATGAGGGGGCGACTATCGAAGAATACGAAAGCCGGATGAAGGCCATCACGGAGTATGCCAAGCAAAAGCAGGAAGAAACAGGTGTCAAGCTACTTTGGGGGACGGCCAATGTATTCAGTAACCCACGTTATATGAATGGTGCTTCCACCAATCCTGATTTTGATGTGGTGTCGTGGGCGGCTACACAGGTAAAAAACTCCATCGACGCGACCATTGCGCTTGGTGGTGAGAACTACGTGTTCTGGGGCGGTCGTGAGGGCTACATGTCCCTGCTCAATACCGACATGAAGCGAGAGACGGAGCATCTGGCCAAGTTCTTGACCATGGCCCGTGACTATGGCCGTAAGCAAGGTTTTAAAGGAAACTTCCTGATCGAGCCAAAACCAATGGAGCCTACCAAGCATCAATATGATTATGATTCGGCGACTGTTGTCGGGTTTCTTAGGCATTACGGATTGGACAAGGACTTCAAGCTGAACATTGAGGTAAACCATGCGACTTTGGCAGGGCACACCTTTCAGCATGAGCTGCAGGTAGCGGCTGATGCGGGTCTCTTGGGCAGTATCGATGCCAATCGCGGCGACTACCAAAACGGATGGGATACCGACCAATTTGCGTTGAATTTGCAGGAATTGACTGAGTCGCTATTGGTCATTCTCGAAGCAGGAGGCCTTCAAGGTGGCGGGGTTAATTTTGACGCCAAATTGAGAAGAAACTCCACGGACCTAGATGACCTTTTCCATGCACATATCGGTAGTATGGATGCCTTTGCCAGGGCCTTGCTGATCGCCAATGATATTTTGGAACAATCCGAATACAAGGCCTTGCGAAAAAAACGCTATGCTTCCTTTGATGGTGGCAAGGGCAAGGAGTTTGAAGAAGGGAAGTTGTCGCTAGAAGACTTGAGGGCACATGCCATCGCTACTGGTGAGCCGGCAAGTACCAGCGGTAAGCAGGAAATGTACGAGAATATTATCAATCAGTATATTTGA
- a CDS encoding glycoside hydrolase family 43 protein, protein MNLHLNRLVTAVTLGGIFCVFLQCNPKKAEESTTSAESIKTSDTDTIRYLSEPLITDHFTADPSAHVFDGKIYIYPSHDIPSEAQEDDTGAQYDMKDYHVYSMDSPNGTVKDHGEVLHVSDVPWAAQQMWAPDAAQKGDKYYLYFPAKDNEGIFRLGVAVADHPAGPFKPQADPIKGSFSMDPAVFEDSDGQHYIYWGGIWGGQLQKWRTGKYLSTGHSPFADEPADNEPAIAPQVAKLSGDMLEFGEKPRDILIVDQQGDPIKAGDHDRRFFEAAWVHKLGDTYYFSYSTGDTHTISYATGDNPYGPFTYQGIILEPVQGWTNHHSIVKVDNQWYIFYHDTQISGKNYLRNIKMAPLTHNADGSIQTITPMEELKN, encoded by the coding sequence ATGAACTTACACCTAAACCGATTGGTCACTGCTGTCACCCTAGGGGGCATATTTTGCGTATTCTTACAATGCAATCCCAAAAAAGCTGAAGAAAGCACCACTTCTGCCGAATCGATCAAAACCAGTGATACCGACACCATCCGCTACCTTTCCGAGCCACTGATCACGGATCATTTTACAGCTGACCCTTCTGCCCATGTTTTTGATGGCAAAATCTATATCTATCCTTCCCATGACATCCCTTCCGAAGCGCAAGAAGATGACACGGGAGCACAATATGACATGAAGGACTATCACGTTTATTCGATGGACAGCCCCAATGGTACGGTAAAAGATCACGGTGAAGTACTCCATGTTTCAGATGTCCCATGGGCCGCACAGCAAATGTGGGCACCCGATGCTGCCCAAAAAGGCGATAAGTATTACCTCTATTTCCCTGCCAAGGACAATGAAGGTATTTTTAGACTCGGCGTAGCAGTAGCCGACCATCCCGCGGGGCCTTTCAAGCCCCAAGCTGACCCCATCAAAGGGAGTTTTAGTATGGATCCTGCTGTTTTTGAAGACAGTGATGGACAGCACTATATTTATTGGGGCGGCATTTGGGGTGGACAATTGCAAAAATGGCGCACGGGAAAATACCTATCCACAGGCCACAGTCCATTTGCTGACGAACCCGCTGATAATGAACCGGCCATAGCTCCCCAAGTGGCCAAGCTCAGCGGGGACATGTTGGAATTCGGCGAAAAGCCCAGAGACATTCTGATCGTAGACCAACAAGGTGATCCGATCAAAGCGGGAGATCATGACAGAAGATTCTTTGAAGCTGCTTGGGTACATAAACTTGGTGACACCTATTATTTCTCCTACTCCACGGGAGACACCCATACGATTTCCTATGCCACCGGAGACAATCCTTATGGCCCTTTCACCTATCAAGGCATTATCTTAGAGCCTGTCCAAGGCTGGACCAACCACCACTCCATCGTAAAAGTGGACAACCAATGGTACATCTTTTATCATGACACCCAGATTTCGGGCAAAAACTACCTTAGAAACATTAAAATGGCGCCACTTACCCACAATGCCGATGGCTCTATCCAAACCATCACACCGATGGAAGAATTGAAAAATTAA